Proteins co-encoded in one Nicotiana sylvestris chromosome 7, ASM39365v2, whole genome shotgun sequence genomic window:
- the LOC104216268 gene encoding heterogeneous nuclear ribonucleoprotein 1-like translates to MGSRKTDFGDGASPGKIFIGGLAKETTLEQFVKYFEKYGEIIDSVIMKDRHTGRPRGFGFITYEDPSVVDTVIAENHIINDKQVEIKRTIPKGSAESKDFKTKKIFVGGIPTTMTEDEFKNFFSKFGKVTEYEIIRDHVSKRSRGFGFIVFDNEQVVDNLLAEGNRIDMMGTQVEIKKAEPKKPSNPASAPAYGSDSRGRGYGDSYGGFGNSYSGFGSGGFGPASYRSFGARFGEYGYGGGEFGGRYGDFGGSDFGGYRGDPSLGYSSRFGSYAGGFGGGYGGSGLGSYGRGGGYGGYGGVGPDASYESGPGAGYGGPGGLYGSRAGYSGSGRYHPYSR, encoded by the exons ATGGGTTCCAGAAAGACCGATTTCGGCGACGGCGCTAGTCCTGG AAAAATCTTTATTGGAGGTCTAGCGAAAGAGACAACGTTAG AACAATTTGTGAAGTACTTTGAGAAGTATGGGGAGATAATAGACTCGGTGATTATGAAGGATAGGCATACTGGTAGACCCAGAGGTTTTGGGTTCATCACTTATGAAGATCCATCCGTTGTAGACACTGTTATAGCCGAAAACCATATTATCAATGACAAACAA GTTGAGATTAAAAGAACCATTCCGAAAGGATCTGCTGAGTCAAAGGATTTTAAAACAAAGAAGATCTTCGTTGGTGGCATTCCAACTACCATGACTGAAG ATGAATTCAAGAACTTTTTCTCCAAGTTTGGGAAAGTAACAGAGTACGAGATCATACGAGATCACGTGTCCAAGCGTTCTAGAGGTTTTGGATTTATTGTTTTTGACAATGAACAAGTAGTTGATAATTTGCTGGCTGAGGGAAATAGGATTGACATGATGGGTACTCAG GTTGAGATCAAGAAGGCAGAACCAAAGAAACCCTCAAACCCAGCATCTGCTCCTGCATATGGTAGTGACTCTAGGGGGCGTGGATATGGTGATAGTTATGGAGGATTTGGCAATTCATATAGCGGTTTTGGCAGTGGCGGTTTTGGCCCTGCTTCTTATAGGTCGTTTGGAGCTAGGTTTGGTGAATATGGATATGGTGGTGGTGAATTTGGTGGTAGATATGGAGACTTTGGCGGTAGTGATTTTGGTGGTTACCGTGGGGACCCGTCACTTGGTTATTCTAGTCGTTTTGGCTCTTACGCTGGTGGGTTTGGTGGGGGATACGGTGGCAGTGGACTGGGTTCATATGGCCGTGGAGGTGGTTATGGAGGTTATGGTGGAGTTGGGCCTGATGCTAGTTATGAATCTGGCCCTGGTGCTGGTTACGGTGGACCAGGAGGTTTATATGGAAGTAGGGCAGGCTATAGTGGCAGTGGCCGTTACCATCCTTACTCCAGGTAG
- the LOC104216266 gene encoding uncharacterized protein, producing the protein MGGKGKKLSVIDPNDPGSDEEEKIPTQRGRPQKSLKDDIEEEATEMIEEEDSENEKNGIPNLEIKNSATGNGKKRNQNTRMKEKHDSVKEENDNGTRSSNDESTRSNNGFRHRRKNKPRRAAEAGVECN; encoded by the coding sequence ATGGGAGGAAAGGGTAAGAAGTTGAGTGTAATTGACCCCAATGATCCAGGAAGTGATGAGGAAGAGAAAATCCCTACTCAGAGAGGAAGGCCACAAAAATCACTCAAAGATGACATTGAGGAAGAAGCAACTGAGATGATCGAAGAGGAAGATTCTGAGAATGAAAAAAATGGAATTCCAAACTTGGAGATTAAAAATTCTGCTACGGGAAATGGGAAGAAGAGGAATCAGAATACTCGGATGAAAGAAAAGCATGATTCAGTTAAAGAAGAAAACGATAATGGAACAAGATCAAGCAACGATGAATCTACTAGGTCAAATAATGGTTTCCGCCATAGGCGGAAAAACAAGCCTCGCCGTGCTGCAGAAGCTGGTGTTGAGTGCAACTGA